Genomic DNA from Streptacidiphilus rugosus AM-16:
GCCGATGCCTTCGGCGGACGGCGCGGTCCACGACGGCGGCACCCGCCTGGCGGTGCCCGCGGCCCCGCTGAAGGCGGTCAGCTCGGCGCTGGGCCTGGGGCACCCGGTCACCTACCAGGGTCGCGCGATGGCCGCGCCGGCCGCGGCGGAGCTGCCGCAGCTGGATCTGACCCGCCTCCGGCCCTCGGTGACCCCGCCGCTGGTGGAGAGCGCGCCCGGCGGCCAGCTCTCCTTCGACCAGCGCACGCCCGACGGCAACGTCATCAAGCCGGTCGAGGACGTCGTCGCCAGCGCCAAGGGCGCCCTCGACGCGGCGCGCGGCTGACACCGTCAGGTGGTTGCACCATCAGGGGCGCGGGGAACCGCGTGACAAGCCACCGATGAGCGGATGGTCCTCACTGGGCAGGGCCATCCGCACAGGGTGGTTGCTCGCGCGGTTCCCCGCGCCCCTGAGGTAGTGCTTCCGGCCGTCTGCAGCAGGGCAAAAAGGATCCGCCGGGCCTTGCCGAAGGAGGAGGAGGCAAGGACCGGCGGAGGTCGGGAGGTCAGCCGGGCAGGAGGCCGGACGCGCTGCCGAGGAGCGGGAGGCTGGAGAGGCCGCCGCCGTTGCTCAGGGGAGAGGTGACCGGGAGGGTCGAGACCGGGGCCGCGTGGGGCGAGTCCGGCTGCAGGGCGACGCCGTTGTTGAGGGGGTCGGCCGCCGAGTTCGCCAGGGGGTCGAGGCTGAACGTCTTCGCCGGGTGGACCACGTAGGGGACCGCGCCGGTCAGGCCGGCGACCGCGGGGGCCACCGCCGGAGGCTGCAGCGCGGCGCTCGGCTGCTGGTTCGCCGAGGTCGTCGCCGCCTGCGCGGGCGACGCCGTGGCGAGGCCGGCCATGGTCAGGAAGAGAGTGCCGAGCGCGGCTGCTCTCGCAGTGTTCATCGTTGGTCTCCAGATCCGGAACAGGGGCCCGCCGTCCCCGGCGCTCGGGGCGCGGGGACGGCGGCGTCCTGCTCACCGAAAGCGGATCAGCAGGGCTTGTTCTCGCACGAGTTGCCGAACGCGGGGTTCAGCGCGCCGATCACGTTGACCGAGTTGCCACAGAGGTTGACCGGGATGTGCACCGGCACCTGGACCAGGTTGCCCGACAGGAAACCAGGGGAGTGGTCGGCCTGGCCGTTCGCGGTGGCGTCCGCCGAAGCCGCTCCCGCGCCGGCCAGCAGCAGGCCGGTGGCCGCGACGGAGACCGCGGCGGCGGACTTGAACTTGCGCACGATGAATCTCCTACGGAGTAGCGAGTGGGAAGAGAGGAAGGTCAGCTGGTCAGCTGTTGGAGCAGTGGTTGCCGAACGCGGGGTTCAGCGCGCCGATCACGTTGATCGAGTTGCCGCACAGGTTGACCGGGATGTGGATCGGGATCTGGATGACGTTGCCCGACAGGAAGCCGGGGGAGTTGCTGGCGGAGCCGTTCGCGGTCGCGTCGGCCGCGGCCGCACCCGCGCCACCCAGCAGCAGGCCGATGGCCGCGACGGAGACGGCAGCGGCGGTCTTGAACTTGCGCACGATGAATCTCCTACGGAATAGCGAGTGGAAAGAAAGGAAGGACAGCAGGAACAGCCGTCAGCTGTTGGAGCAGTGGTTGCCGAACACCGGGTTCAGCGCGCCGATCACGTTGACGGAGTTGCCACAGACGTTCACCGGGACGTGGACCGGGACCTGAACAGCGTTGCCCGAGCCGAAGCCGGGGGAGTGGTCGGCGGAGCCGTTCGCGGTGGAGTCGGCGGCGGCGACGCCCGCACCCGCGAGGGAGACGGCCGCAGCGGCCGCGGAGAGGGCGGCAGCCTTGGTGACCTTGTTCATCTTGGAAATCCTTATGTGATGAAGGCGCCCGTCCGAACTGGAGGGGACGCAAGACGCAACGAGCGCCGGGGATCGTGAGACACGTC
This window encodes:
- a CDS encoding chaplin, with the translated sequence MRKFKSAAAVSVAATGLLLAGAGAASADATANGQADHSPGFLSGNLVQVPVHIPVNLCGNSVNVIGALNPAFGNSCENKPC
- a CDS encoding chaplin, with protein sequence MRKFKTAAAVSVAAIGLLLGGAGAAAADATANGSASNSPGFLSGNVIQIPIHIPVNLCGNSINVIGALNPAFGNHCSNS
- a CDS encoding chaplin, which gives rise to MNKVTKAAALSAAAAAVSLAGAGVAAADSTANGSADHSPGFGSGNAVQVPVHVPVNVCGNSVNVIGALNPVFGNHCSNS